The following proteins are encoded in a genomic region of Labeo rohita strain BAU-BD-2019 chromosome 5, IGBB_LRoh.1.0, whole genome shotgun sequence:
- the ier5l gene encoding immediate early response gene 5-like protein has product MINTMECAVDAQSLISISLRKIHNSRTQRGGIKLHKNLLVSYVLRNARQVYMNEKYAEIYRMQQYEEVMTVCNEIQELNPLDLVEDCEEQTADCCGSANESASLCGALLPVSHQAPSVQHLQPSSACSVPLALQSEEVCKAPEPSFYRSCCAEAYPVSNCDFSPVNSMHCNKTTVLDLDTHVVTTVENGYLHQDCCASLQQCCQGAQSPAKKRKLDFGYYVSEIEEVPDFTPCKRAKFEDSSYASTEPLDTSNISNLISIFGSGFSGLVSRQADLEQALNGQFCSKQALASLGAWTRAIVAF; this is encoded by the coding sequence ATGATCAACACCATGGAGTGTGCAGTGGATGCACAAAGTCTGATCTCGATATCTTTACGGAAAATCCACAACTCCCGTACGCAGAGAGGAGGAATCAAGCTGCACAAAAACCTGCTGGTCTCCTATGTGCTGAGGAACGCCAGGCAAGTCTACATGAACGAGAAGTACGCCGAAATCTACAGGATGCAGCAGTACGAGGAGGTGATGACCGTCTGCAACGAGATCCAGGAGCTGAACCCGCTCGACCTGGTGGAGGACTGCGAGGAGCAGACGGCGGACTGCTGCGGCAGCGCGAACGAGTCGGCGAGCCTCTGCGGCGCGCTCCTGCCCGTCAGTCACCAGGCTCCGTCGGTGCAGCACCTCCAGCCCAGCAGCGCCTGCTCGGTGCCCCTGGCTCTCCAAAGCGAAGAGGTGTGCAAGGCGCCGGAGCCCTCGTTCTACCGCAGCTGCTGCGCGGAAGCCTACCCCGTGTCCAACTGTGACTTTTCGCCGGTAAACAGCATGCACTGCAACAAAACTACAGTGCTCGATTTGGACACGCATGTCGTTACCACGGTGGAGAACGGGTATTTGCATCAGGACTGCTGCGCTTCGCTCCAACAGTGCTGCCAGGGCGCACAGAGCCCGGCCAAGAAGCGCAAGCTTGACTTTGGGTACTACGTGTCCGAGATCGAGGAGGTACCGGATTTTACGCCGTGCAAAAGAGCGAAATTCGAGGACTCTTCATACGCGAGCACGGAGCCCCTGGACACGTCGAACATTTCCAACCTCATCTCGATCTTCGGCTCGGGGTTTTCGGGACTGGTGAGCAGACAAGCGGACTTGGAGCAAGCCTTAAACGGACAGTTCTGTAGCAAACAAGCCCTGGCGAGTTTAGGGGCTTGGACGAGAGCTATTGTAGCCTTTTGA